From Methylobacterium radiodurans, a single genomic window includes:
- a CDS encoding LysR family transcriptional regulator — protein MTIDHVDLARVDLNLLVALDALLAERSVTRAAARIGLGQSAMSATLARLRRLFDDELLTRSPEGMRPTPRALALAEPLRTALRQVQALVRRKEAFDPATVDRQFTISLPDSTEVLLGPRLLAYLRAEAPGVRLLLRGFDRTTMLDDLDTDRIDLAIALAPEGQLHHKTRLLYRDSYVCLFDKAQVGLEPPISLEDYLRFPHVLTSLRGTAHGVVDDALAERGLGRTLAVTTPRFLAVPFLVRGAPVITTMHARLAHYFANALGLTVSPVPVPLAEVAVSMVWHASYDDDPAHRWLRQVLIRLAGETQEAESL, from the coding sequence ATGACTATTGATCATGTCGATCTAGCGCGGGTCGATCTGAACCTCCTCGTCGCCCTCGACGCGCTCCTGGCCGAGCGCAGCGTCACCCGGGCGGCGGCGCGGATCGGGCTCGGCCAGTCGGCGATGAGCGCGACGCTGGCGCGCCTGCGCCGCCTCTTCGACGACGAGCTGCTCACCCGCTCGCCCGAGGGGATGCGCCCGACGCCCCGGGCGCTGGCGCTGGCCGAGCCGCTGCGCACCGCCCTGCGGCAGGTCCAGGCCCTGGTGCGCCGGAAGGAGGCGTTCGATCCGGCGACGGTCGACCGCCAGTTCACGATCAGCCTGCCGGACAGCACGGAGGTACTGCTGGGCCCGCGCCTGCTGGCCTATCTGCGGGCGGAGGCGCCGGGCGTGCGGCTTCTCCTGCGCGGCTTCGACCGGACCACGATGCTCGACGACCTCGACACCGACCGGATCGATCTCGCTATCGCGCTGGCGCCGGAGGGCCAGCTCCACCATAAGACGCGGCTCCTCTACCGCGACAGCTACGTCTGCCTCTTCGACAAGGCTCAGGTCGGGCTGGAGCCGCCGATCTCGCTGGAGGACTACCTGCGCTTCCCCCACGTGCTGACCAGTCTGCGCGGCACCGCCCACGGCGTGGTGGACGACGCCCTGGCCGAGCGCGGGCTCGGCCGGACGCTCGCGGTGACGACCCCGCGCTTCCTCGCGGTGCCCTTCCTCGTCCGGGGCGCGCCGGTGATCACCACAATGCACGCGCGGCTGGCCCACTATTTCGCGAACGCGCTGGGGCTGACCGTCAGCCCAGTTCCGGTCCCGCTCGCCGAGGTCGCCGTCTCGATGGTGTGGCACGCCTCCTACGACGACGACCCCGCTCACCGCTGGCTGCGGCAGGTGCTGATCCGTCTCGCCGGCGAGACGCAGGAGGCCGAGAGCTTGTAG
- a CDS encoding DUF1348 family protein gives MSESRPPLPPFTRETAIRKVRAAEDGWNGRSPEKVALAYTPDSRWRNRHEIFQGRPAIVEFLARKWAGEHEYRLIKELWAFTEDRIAVRFAYEFHDEAGQWFRAYGNENWAFDGNGLMRARHASINDLPIGEGERLFRWDRSGPRPADHPSLSDLGL, from the coding sequence ATGTCCGAGAGCCGCCCGCCCCTGCCGCCCTTCACCCGCGAGACGGCGATCCGAAAGGTGCGCGCCGCTGAGGACGGTTGGAACGGGCGCTCGCCCGAGAAGGTCGCGCTGGCCTACACGCCGGACAGCCGCTGGCGGAACCGCCACGAGATCTTCCAGGGACGCCCGGCCATCGTCGAGTTCCTAGCGCGCAAATGGGCGGGCGAGCACGAGTACCGGCTGATCAAGGAGCTGTGGGCCTTCACGGAGGACCGCATCGCGGTGCGCTTCGCCTACGAGTTCCACGATGAGGCGGGGCAATGGTTCCGCGCATACGGCAACGAGAACTGGGCCTTCGACGGCAACGGCCTGATGCGCGCGCGGCACGCCAGCATCAACGACCTCCCGATCGGCGAGGGTGAGCGGCTGTTCCGCTGGGACCGCTCCGGCCCGCGCCCGGCGGATCATCCGTCCTTGAGCGATCTCGGCCTCTGA
- a CDS encoding TetR/AcrR family transcriptional regulator — MAAPDSDPDPGSPDHRIRSAAASRDDLVPALAEVFREHGFEGASLALIGARLGLGKGSLYHHFPGGKEEMAARVLDAIEAWFEAEMFRPLREDPDPARAVRAMLAASDAYFRSGRRVCLVGAFALGAVRDRFARRIDAYFAAWRDALADALERAGAPRADALDLAEDAVTAIQGALVTASALQDPDLFGRTLRRLGKRLDAAMARTA, encoded by the coding sequence ATGGCGGCCCCGGACTCCGATCCTGACCCGGGATCCCCGGATCACAGGATCCGGAGCGCCGCGGCGAGCCGCGACGACCTCGTCCCGGCGCTCGCCGAGGTGTTCCGCGAGCACGGCTTCGAGGGCGCGAGCCTCGCGCTGATCGGCGCGCGCCTCGGCCTGGGCAAGGGCAGCCTCTACCACCACTTTCCGGGCGGCAAGGAGGAGATGGCGGCCCGCGTCCTCGACGCGATCGAGGCCTGGTTCGAGGCCGAGATGTTCCGGCCGCTGCGCGAGGACCCGGACCCGGCGCGGGCCGTGCGGGCGATGCTCGCGGCGAGCGACGCCTATTTCCGCTCCGGACGCCGGGTATGCCTCGTCGGCGCCTTCGCGCTCGGCGCCGTGCGCGACCGCTTCGCCCGCCGCATCGACGCCTACTTCGCGGCGTGGCGGGACGCCCTGGCCGACGCCCTGGAGCGGGCCGGCGCGCCGCGCGCCGACGCCCTCGACCTCGCCGAGGATGCGGTGACGGCGATTCAGGGCGCGCTCGTCACGGCGAGCGCGCTGCAGGACCCGGATCTGTTCGGCCGCACCCTGAGAAGGCTCGGGAAGCGGCTGGACGCGGCGATGGCGCGGACGGCATGA
- a CDS encoding MFS transporter, producing the protein MTPASRSTTRLILVLAVAGFASTFAGRSVEPLVGVLARDLASDPHRAALLSTAFALPYALIQPVLGPVGDALGKERVMTACLAVLAAALGACALVSQIDLLFGLRMLAGAAAGGVVPLALALLGDRVPMERRQVAIGRFLVAIVLGQLSGSTFAGLLEAEIGWRGVFAATALGALVAVVATGFGFERGLAGAPRRPDFRTALVRYRAIVANPRARVLFSAVFIEAIAVFGIFPHLAPLIEARGEGGPREAGLVLAGFAVGSLIYSALVGVLVRLLGLRMLAAGGATCAGALLTIGLAGTWQADCAAMVAMGLGFYMLHNTYQVQVTEVAPQARASAVALHAFSFFCGQALGVALIGGALQAVGQLWALAACGVAILLLGLATAHLLAKPAPHAA; encoded by the coding sequence ATGACGCCCGCATCCCGCTCGACCACCCGCCTGATCCTCGTTCTGGCGGTGGCGGGTTTCGCCAGCACCTTCGCGGGCCGCTCGGTGGAGCCGCTCGTCGGCGTGCTGGCCCGGGACCTCGCGAGCGACCCGCACCGGGCCGCCCTGCTCTCCACCGCCTTCGCGCTGCCCTACGCGCTGATCCAGCCCGTGCTCGGCCCGGTCGGCGACGCGCTCGGCAAGGAGCGGGTGATGACGGCCTGCCTCGCCGTGCTGGCGGCAGCGCTCGGGGCCTGCGCGCTGGTCTCGCAGATCGACCTGCTGTTCGGCCTGCGCATGCTGGCGGGCGCGGCGGCGGGCGGCGTGGTGCCGCTGGCGCTGGCGCTGCTCGGCGACCGCGTGCCGATGGAGCGGCGCCAGGTCGCGATCGGTCGGTTCCTCGTGGCGATCGTCTTGGGGCAGCTCTCGGGTTCGACGTTCGCGGGCCTGCTGGAGGCCGAGATCGGCTGGCGCGGCGTCTTCGCCGCGACGGCGCTGGGGGCCCTCGTCGCCGTTGTGGCGACCGGCTTCGGGTTCGAGCGCGGTCTGGCGGGCGCCCCGCGCCGGCCGGATTTCCGCACGGCGCTGGTGCGCTACCGCGCCATCGTCGCCAACCCGCGGGCGCGCGTGCTGTTCTCGGCCGTCTTCATCGAGGCCATCGCGGTGTTCGGCATCTTCCCGCACCTCGCGCCGCTGATCGAGGCGCGCGGCGAGGGCGGCCCGCGCGAGGCCGGGCTGGTGCTCGCGGGCTTCGCGGTGGGCAGCCTGATCTACTCGGCCCTGGTCGGGGTTCTGGTGCGCCTGCTCGGCCTGCGCATGCTGGCGGCAGGTGGCGCGACCTGCGCGGGCGCCCTGCTGACCATCGGGCTCGCCGGCACCTGGCAGGCCGACTGCGCCGCGATGGTGGCGATGGGGCTCGGCTTCTACATGCTGCACAACACCTATCAGGTGCAGGTGACCGAGGTGGCGCCGCAGGCCCGCGCCTCTGCGGTGGCGCTGCACGCCTTCTCGTTCTTCTGCGGGCAGGCGCTCGGCGTCGCGCTGATCGGCGGCGCGCTCCAGGCGGTCGGCCAGCTCTGGGCGCTCGCCGCCTGCGGGGTCGCCATCCTGCTTCTCGGCTTAGCGACCGCGCACCTCCTGGCGAAGCCGGCGCCCCACGCTGCGTAG
- a CDS encoding usg protein has translation MSVSSAFRRQLEGYSLTTAEILYRMPDHPHLLQSFVWQNHDLCPGFPELRRFLAFWRDSIEGQVHAVRVAHSRLIRPAELRTVNGEFHLH, from the coding sequence ATGAGCGTGTCGTCCGCCTTTCGTCGCCAGCTCGAGGGCTACAGCCTGACCACCGCCGAGATCCTCTACCGGATGCCCGACCATCCGCACCTGTTGCAGAGCTTCGTCTGGCAGAACCACGACCTCTGCCCGGGTTTCCCGGAGCTGCGGCGCTTCCTCGCCTTCTGGCGGGACTCGATCGAGGGGCAGGTCCACGCCGTGCGGGTCGCCCACAGCCGCCTGATCCGACCGGCGGAACTGCGCACGGTCAACGGCGAGTTCCATCTGCACTGA